The Caldisericota bacterium nucleotide sequence TTTATGACAAATCTATCCAAAGGAAACATCTTTCTAGGGTATACAATTATCGTATGGGGATCTGTTCTGGCATCAGCGTTTATTGATAATATCCCATATGTAATCGCTATGCTTCCCATTGTAGGAACAATGTCAGTTATGCTTAAGGCCCCCCCAGAGCTCTTTCTTTTCGGACTCTTGATCGGAGCAACTCTTGGAGGTAATATCACTCCAATTGGTGCATCTACTAATATCGCAGCAACTGGTCTGCTGCAAAAGAAAGGGCATATAGTAAGTTTTAAAGAATTTACTTCAATAGGTTTACCTTTTACTGTTGCTGCGGTTGCTACTGCATATATTGCTTTATACCTTATCATGCTTTCATTTATACACTAGAAATACTAACATGATTGACAAAAAATAACAACCACGTATATTTATGTTATGAGGAAATTCAAATTATGAAAAAACGTTCGCTCAATGCAGTTACTATCTTTTTAATTGCTCTAATTATTTATCTCTCAGTTGAAGTGATGATAACGACAAAGTACTATTTAGATAATAGAAAAAATGTATCAGATTTGCAGCAAACAATTGAAAAACTTGAAAATGAAAATGAACTTCTTCAAAATGAAGTTATAATTTGCACAGAAGAAGAATTTGTCGAAAAAGAAGCCAGAGAAAAATTAATGCTTGCAAAAGAAAATGAAACAATAATCTATTTTGAATGGCTTGAAGGCAAAGAAAAACCGACAGTAAATGAAGAAACCGGAGATTTTTTTACGAATATGTGGCAAAACCTCTTGAAACTTTTCAGAAAATAAATATAGTATATAAGCATATGGGCAAAGAAGAATTTACCGGAAGAGTAATTAAAATAATGCCATATGGAGCGTTTATAAAATTAGATGATGGCAACGTAGGACTCATTCATGTATCACAATTTAGTGATGTGTACGTAAAAGATGCCCGTAATTTTGTAAAAGAAGGTGAAAAGGTCATAGTAAAGATTGTCGGAAAAACAAAGAAGAACGGCAAACTGAATCTTGCGCTTGTAAAAAAAATTGGTGA carries:
- a CDS encoding septum formation initiator family protein; this encodes MKKRSLNAVTIFLIALIIYLSVEVMITTKYYLDNRKNVSDLQQTIEKLENENELLQNEVIICTEEEFVEKEAREKLMLAKENETIIYFEWLEGKEKPTVNEETGDFFTNMWQNLLKLFRK
- a CDS encoding S1 RNA-binding domain-containing protein — encoded protein: MGKEEFTGRVIKIMPYGAFIKLDDGNVGLIHVSQFSDVYVKDARNFVKEGEKVIVKIVGKTKKNGKLNLALVKKIGEIAKKPEAKNSLDEKIKKFLREAEKSHSANNRRIERKIH